A genomic segment from Cyprinus carpio isolate SPL01 chromosome A4, ASM1834038v1, whole genome shotgun sequence encodes:
- the LOC122134154 gene encoding death domain-containing protein CRADD-like — protein MRFRQLLWLTIWGFYSVIGFKYGPKTHKRPLRSQRLFLAEELLVDDMIIQYLYQEEMLTESHLEIQSESSNRKKTLKLLDILPTRGSRAFHHFIQSLEKDFPWSKDKLLRLFAEDTESPLPSFSVQCGVPDHILPTVPTSQHLNRLAAHLSSEWKSVLLDLGLTSADPYRCCADHSLAVQSQVLAGLVMWTQRNGREATVRLLLQSLQAADIPPSVLQQVFV, from the exons atgagg TTCAGACAGTTGTTGTGGTTAACAATCTGGGGATTTTACTCGGTCATCGGGTTCAAATATGGACCCAAAACACACAAGAGACCGCTCCGATCTCAGCGGCTTTTTCTGGCCGAGGAGCTTTTAGTGGACGACATGATCATACAGTATTTATACCAGGAGGAGATGTTAACGGAGAGTCATTTAGAGATTCAGTCTGAGTCGTCTAATAGGAAAAAAACGCTCAAGCTGCTGGATATTCTGCCCACGCGGGGTTCGCGCGCCTTCCATCACTTTATTCAGTCATTAGAGAAAGATTTTCCCTGGAGCAAAGATAAATTACTGCGACTGTTTGCTGAAGACACCGAGTCTCCTCTTCCGTCCTTCTCAG ttCAGTGTGGTGTTCCTGACCACATCCTTCCGACTGTTCCAACCTCGCAGCATCTGAACCGCTTGGCCGCTCATCTCAGTTCAGAGTGGAAGTCTGTGCTGCTGGACTTGGGTCTGACCTCAGCGGATCCGTACAGGTGCTGCGCCGACCACTCCCTTGCGGTTCAGAGTCAGGTGCTCGCTGGGCTGGTGATGTGGACGCAGAGGAACGGAAGAGAAGCCACAGTGCGGCTGCTGCTCCAGAGCCTGCAGGCCGCAGACATCCCGCCATCTGTCCTCCAACAGGTGTTTGTGTGA